A region from the Trueperaceae bacterium genome encodes:
- a CDS encoding Tagatose-bisphosphate aldolase, whose product MPFVSDGRKMIHRAFEGNYAMPAFNIGSLVMARACIEAAEAEQAPIILQTSPGELTQTTPDVFSAMIRALANKADVPIMLHLDHGDGLDRIAACINAGYSSVMFDGDSLTLEENVTATQNYAEWAHALGVSLEAAAGSFGGGEEGTDSGVNLTNPDVARRLLKDGCADMVACSVGSVHGQTSKLDLGRLEAIAKLAEGPLVLHGGTGIPASDLAVATTLGVVKVNIGAGLARPIVKRWQDATENVASPHKGVFGTTDRVLADLIEVARDKIRIMNGSGQA is encoded by the coding sequence ATGCCGTTTGTTTCTGATGGTCGTAAAATGATCCACCGTGCTTTTGAAGGAAATTATGCTATGCCGGCCTTCAATATCGGAAGCCTGGTTATGGCTCGAGCCTGCATTGAAGCTGCAGAGGCTGAGCAAGCACCAATAATTCTGCAAACTAGCCCAGGTGAGTTAACGCAGACTACGCCGGACGTCTTTTCCGCAATGATTCGGGCTCTAGCTAATAAGGCTGACGTACCAATAATGCTCCACTTAGACCACGGTGACGGTTTAGATCGTATAGCCGCTTGCATTAACGCGGGTTATAGCTCAGTGATGTTTGATGGAGATAGCCTCACCCTCGAAGAGAACGTAACGGCGACTCAGAACTATGCCGAATGGGCCCATGCCTTAGGTGTTTCGCTAGAGGCAGCAGCTGGGAGTTTTGGCGGTGGAGAAGAAGGTACTGATAGTGGTGTGAACCTTACAAATCCCGATGTTGCTCGTCGACTGCTTAAAGACGGTTGTGCTGATATGGTTGCTTGCTCCGTCGGTTCAGTTCATGGTCAGACTAGTAAGCTTGACCTGGGGCGCTTAGAGGCCATTGCCAAGCTTGCAGAAGGACCATTAGTGCTGCATGGTGGAACCGGCATACCTGCTTCAGATCTCGCCGTAGCCACCACCTTAGGGGTTGTGAAAGTCAATATAGGGGCTGGGTTGGCACGGCCGATCGTTAAGCGCTGGCAAGATGCAACGGAAAATGTTGCGTCCCCCCACAAAGGCGTTTTTGGGACTACTGATAGGGTATTGGCCGACCTAATAGAGGTTGCTAGGGATAAGATCCGGATTATGAATGGGTCAGGGCAAGCCTAA